The sequence CTCTCAGACTCGAGCCCCTCGTCTCAACCTCTGGCTGGGGCTGCCGCGTCCAGCGTGGGTCCTCACACCCTCTCCAGCGGACGCGGCGCACAGCCTCCGCAGTAGCCTCTCTGCTTTCAGGCTCTGGCGCCCTGCTGCCCGTGGGATTTCCGGacacagtcctgggattgggatCTCACTCAACCTAGTATTCTGCTACAATGTTCTATTGCAAATAGAGAAAACCCTGACTCCtcctttatttggttttatttatttgccttaaATTTATGAGCCACCTCATATCCTTAAACGAAACAGGGCAGTAGAGAATGGCTGGACAGAAAGGACGCTTACAGGTCACTCCAGCTCCACCGGGCGGCCTGGCCTTCCAGCTGCTGCCCTCGCCATCTCTGCCAGCTGCGGGCTCCCTGAACCCACCCGTTCTCAACCATGGCTCTGTCTCATTAAGCCCCTGCCCTCTGTGAGGGGAGAAGCGCTTTTTCTCCACCTTTCCGTCCTCGCCCACTTACCCCTTCAGGAAGATTTCTGTCCTCGCCCACTTACCCCTTCAGGAAGATTTCCGTCCTCGCCCACTTACCCCTTCAGGAAGATTTCCTTACTCCCACTGCAGTCAGGTTCCATCTCTTCTCGGGAGCTTGGATGCCTCACTTGGCTCTGACCTCAGGACATTGTGATGGCATTCCATACTAGATTAGGGAACAGTTTTGTTTGAAAACCTTTTGAATCATGGTTGTATTCTGTCAGCAACTGTCAGGTTACATGTTTTCAGTTAATACCTTTCTCAAGTCACTTTCTAAAGTGACTAACATGGTGGGAATATACTTAAGCTTAGAAGACCCTGTCGTGTTAGCAGGTAGGGTGATTAGATGTGTGCTTTTTCAAGTTAGAATTTCTCTGTCGTAGTCTGCCAAGTTTTTTTGTAGAATGGTGACTTTCttctaattaaacattttaattcctGTTTATTCCTGTGTGATCATTAAGTGTAGGAGTGGGCTCCACAGAGAAGACATGTGCGTTATAAAACACGTACTTGTGTTCTTGGAGTAGCCACCAGTGGGCTTTAAACTGAATGTGACATTGTAGAGTTTCTGGATACAGGAATTTCCCGATTGAAGACAAGATGAATATTTCTTTTGACATATACTCGCAGTCATATGCTGTGAAagtagagaaaaggagagatcatATAGCCCACACCGAAAGGACAGctgggttatttttaaaattatttactccACACACCAAACCGTAAGAACTTGTTTTTTAATATCAAGTTGAGAAAGGTGAAAGGAATACTACTACTCCATTCAGGCAAACACGTGAACTGAGCCCCTCTCTCACACACTGTAAGATTGATAGAAACCCCACCTGGATAGTAGGTTAGCAGGACAGCCATTCCTTAAAATACACTTGTACCTGTCAATTCAAAATCGAGGAACTTAACTAAAGGAAACAGAGATGCACACAAAAATTTAGCTACACGGAGATTTCCTGAAATATCAGGCAAAAATAGCAAAGTTGGAAACAGTCAAAATTTCCAGTATTGGGGTAAGTTTAGCCAGTATCCTTGTAGTTAAATATTATGCAGCCCTTAAGAATAATGTTGAAATACATTTGTTGCCAAGTGAGGCTGTTCACAGTGTTGAATTAAAGCAgcctcttatttttgtttttaaaagttaggtgtacatactgggtatttactctaaaggtACAAATttggtgatccgaaggggcacgtgcacccaaatgtttatagcagcaatgtccacagtagccaaactatggaaggaacctagatgtccatccacagatgaatggatcaagaagatgtggtgtatatgcacaatggaatactccgcagccatcaaaagaaacgaaatcttgccatttgcgatgacgtggatggaactagagggtattatgtttagcaaaataagtctatcagagaaaaacaattatcatacgatctccctgatatgaggaagttgagaggcaatgtgggggcttctttacttctttacttctttactcttaggagaagagtaaatgaaacaagatgggatcgggagggagacaaaccataagagactcttaatctcacaaaacaaactgagggttgctgggggggggcagggagagggggtggggttatggacatgggggaaggtatgtgctatggtgagtgctgtgaagtgtgtaagcctggtgattcacagacctgtgcccctggggctaataatacgttatatgttaataagaaaaattaaaaattatttaaagaacatTACATGTACATATTGACACTTACGTGTGTCTGTGTCCTGAGGGGACAGGGTGTGTATGAAAAACCAAAATCATCATAGTggatgaaggagggagggaattaAAGAGATTTTCCCCCCTTCGTTTCCTTATCTTTTAATATAGGCtagtgcatattttaaaaaatatagagatGCCACTTTCCTCAAGATGTGGTCTAATGTTTTAATAGAAGACTAATTTGAGCTCTTTAGGAAACTTCCAGCTGGGTTACACTGTGATATGCGTAGGAACAATTTAAGtgttaagaagaaaaagacaagtctTTGCCTTCGCTTTATAAAGAATTTCTTAACTGGAAGGCCCAATAAGAAATTTCATCTTAAGAACCATTTCTAACCCTATTCTGGGAGTCGTATGGGTAGAAATGCAAACTCCTGACCCTGGGTTAGATAAGATGCCACGGACTCCTACAGATTCCCACGCCCGGGGACTTGGCTGCATGTGTCAGATCCTCTAGCCCGAAAGCCTTTGTTTACCTGAGATAGGCTGCTCCATTTGTATCCAGCGTGAGCAGTCTGTTTCATAAAAATGAGCTgtgatgtgttcagtgtgtggaATTTCTGTAGGTGTCTGTGCCTGCTGAGGAAATAGCTTACTTTTCTTAATGAGCTGAGAAAGAAGTGCTATtgagaattttataaatttgtttgttttgtttcccagaAGCTCTAAAAGTGAAGAGACCTCGTTTTGATGTATCTCTGGTTTATTTAACTCGAAAATTTATGGATCTTGTCAGATCTGCTCCTGGGGGTATTCTGGACTTAAACAAGGTTGCCACAAAACTGGGAGTGCGGAAACGAAGAGTGTATGACATCACCAATGTCTTAGATGGAATCGATCTGGTTGAAAAAAAGTCTAAGAACCATATTCGATGGATGTGAGTTGGTTTTGAACTTCTCCTGGCTTCCCCCGCTCCCCCTAAGTGACAACACCATGCTTAAAACAGACTAGATACCAGCAGTGTTTTGACAGGACAAAACAAAGTAAGAGATGGCTTCTTGTTAGGAAAGGATTCTATGAAAATTTATCATGTTATCCcacaagatacatatttttttccctatttaggACTAAATGAAAGCCGTAGACCTCGAATAGCATTCAGATATTATGGAAAAGTGGAATGGAATAATGATTAATTTTAGGAGTTTTGCTTTTCGAGATCATAAGAAGGGGACGTCtgattgttagatttttttttcccagtgatgaTTGATATCAGGAGAAAATTAGTTAAGGCTGTAAAACAGTGTAACGAACACTTAGAGGCTTCCCGCCCCAAGGGTTGTAATTCATTTTTCTGGGGCAAAGGCAGGAAGCTAATCTACATTCTTAATTACCCGAGATGATTATGAGTCAGGCTATGGATCACACACTCTTCTGAATGTAAAGAACAATCAGTAGACACTGTCTAAAAGGCCATTGCTAGGGgtgtctcggtggctcagtcacttaagtgtccacctcttgattttggctcaggtcacgatctcagggtggtgagctcGAGCATGGAAGCCTCCTTAAggttctgtctcccctccccactcgtGCATGTGCTTTCGCTCGTTCgcgctctcttaaaaaaaaaaaagttgccaaaGACTTCATGTTTGATTAGGGAGGACTGTGGAAAAAAGATCTTCTGATACAGATGCAGTTACTctacaggtgtgtgtgtgcatgtgtgcgtaaGAAGTTAGCTGTTCGTGTTTACAATAGGCAAATCTTGTGGATCAGTAAGAAGTAGTTGGCAGCGTATACgtacatataaatacatttcattaCAGGCAAATGAAAAATCTACCAACCAAGATCATGAAATGGCTCTAAATAATGAACTTTGCTGGTGGAGGAAAGTGGTTCCTAAAGGAAGTTAATTTTTTCAATAGTACAGAAATGCAGATTGAATTCTAATTTGAACATGTTTGCTAAATAACATTAACACTTTCAAGGTTAACATCAAACTGCATTCTGAATCAATAATTGGAACAGATTTGAAAACTAGTAAACCAAAGGTAAAGTGGTCACagcatttttcctctttattttccataaagaagaagaaaaaatatcagtGGTTTGGTTCATATCATACCAATATGACATGGTAGGTAGTAATAACTTAAAAGGTGTCTTTTAAAAGTAATGAATATAATCATTATATTCACATAGAACCAAGTAGAATATGCACATGAGGGGGAAAATACTCAGAATTTTAGCAAAACTATCATTTTAGTCtatattccttctttttcataGGGGACTAAAAGATTATAACTTACTAAAAGTCCTGTAGATTGTAGATCTGAGGCTTAACAGTGTTACTGACTCTTGGTCTGTGCTCAGTGAAGTCTATCAGCTTTGCTTACTACCCCTAATTTCCATAGAGTTACAATGGTTTGTTGGGTGTTTTTCATTCCCTGTGTAAGAGACTAGAAatggaggctcctgggtggcccagcgggttaaagcccctgccttcagctcaggtcatgcatgaccccagggtcttgggattgagccccgcatcgggctctctgctcagcagggagcctgcttcctcctctctgcctgcctctccacctgcttgtgctgtctctgccaaataaataaaatctttaaaaaaaaaaaaataactagaaatggGGACAAAAACCAGTTTATGTATAGGAAGAATAATGGTTGTCTAGAGTAGAAGGAGGTCACGGGTGACATTAAGTACCTCGCTTTGTCAGGTCATAAAATACCTGGTGGAGAAGTTCCAGTAATAGGACTTGTATTCTCTGTAATCTCCTGCATGTTACTGACggtgaggggttttttttgtttgttttttaataccttTCTTTTAAAGAGGATCTGATCTTAGCAACTTTGGAGCTGTGCCCCAACAGAAGAAGCTGCAGGAGGAACTTTCTGACTTGTCAGCAATGGAAGATGCTTTGGATGAGTTAATCAAGGATTGTGCTCAGCAGCTGTTTGAGCTAACAGACGACAAAGAAAATGAACGATATCCTTtaactctgtctttttttttaacgttttatttaaattcaatttaattaacataagcTGTGTCataagtttcagaggtagaattcagtgattccttagttacatacaatacccagcgCTCATTATATCACGcctctccttaatgcccgtccCCCAGCTTCCCCAGCCCCGCCTCCACCAGCCCTGTTTGTTAACtgtcgtttttttaaaaaaaatttctccttccAAAGCAGGTTATTTTAAATAGTAGGGTCAACTTGGGGATTTAagtaatatattcaaatattcaaaatacaaaatcagaCCGTTAGAAGTTTTAAAAGCCAGTAAAGGTTTAATTGTGTAGCCTCAGATGTGCACAAGTAATTGCCTTTTGCTTCTTTATTTGCTGTTGGTTCAGGTTAAATGCTGCCTCGTGACCATGTACCAACATCCatgtttgcatttaaaataaaaatagtggcgcgctcttgtttgttttcttagtcAGAATGCTGTAAAGATAGTAAAATCTCTCTTGGCGTTTGTGAAATGCAGGTTTTCCCTAATTTGTGACCTAGAGTTTATTTCTGAAATAGAATGAGATTGTCATTGAAAAAGCACTTGCGCTGCCGCTCTGGCCCACGGAGCCTTGTAGAGCCGGCTGCGCCTCTGGGCCCCGCAGGGGAGACCGGTCTTTGGTGGCGATCTTCCGGGTCTCCCGGGTCTCCCGGGCCCATCTGCTGCTCCGCTCTCGCTGCCTCTGTGAGCCAACACGGATCCCCAGCGGGTCATGCTTCAGGCTTAAACTCCTCTATTTCCGTAGTCCGGTTACTGGAAGGAAAGTAAATGCTATTCCTCTACCCAAAAATCTGTGAGCAAGAAGTATCGGGAAAACCCAGTAAATGATGTAATTGGTAAAATTTCAGGCAACactgtaaaaaaaatgaaaaaatacacgtactgagatggaaaagcatttggcATGTGAGAAACCCCACGAGGACATGATGGCCATGAAACACTGATTCTCCAAGTGGTCTTCACtcttttacagaattttttttcctcctcatatTTTAGGAGGTTGTCATCAACACTGAATATTTTGTCCCCAAAGGTTCTCATAATATGATCTAGCAGTGAGTGAGGAATGGGGGCAGGGAGTAAACACTGACACTGGAGTGGTTTCGTGTGCGTTATTACTATTTTTCCCCAGATACTGTTATAATTACGGCACTGGAGTTTAAAGGGCTGCTTCAAGTTACAAGTATTGTAAAACACTTTGTAAAATCTTAGGAATTGTTGATGAAATAGCAATAATTatatatgaattaattttttaccAATTGCTTTCCTTAATTGTGAGCTTGTATCCCATAAAAACTACAGGGATTCTAATGTTACACTTGTATGCATGTATTATAAGAGAGAAATTATCTCCTCAGTAAGTAGCATTCTGCTTAGACCCTTGACTGATGCTAACGCTAGCGTATGTGACGTATCAAGATATCCACAGCATCCAGGCCTTCCACGAACAGATTGTTATTGCTGTGAAAGCTCCGGCAGAAACCAGATTGGATGTTCCAGCTCCCAGGGAAGTAGGTATCCCTGcgtttctcccatccaagtactaaccaggcccgaccctgcttagcttccgagatcagacgagatcgggcgcgttcagggtgtaTCCCTGCGTTTctaagaggatttttttaaaagtgggaggCAGGTCAGCGGCTTAGGCTGTGCTCTGTCACGGTTGTAGTAACTCCATCACTTAGTGACCACCACATGCATGCTAGTTGCCTGCCTGATACCGCTTCAGGCACTTGACACATTTTAACTTGTTTCAAATACAGAGCAGATGGACTAGTCCTTATCCTCTTAAAGGGGAGGAGTTGGAAGCGCGGAGAAAGATAGGTTTCTCGTGATCACACAGTAAGTGAAGcaccagaattcaaacccagagaGCGTGGCTTCAGAGTTTGTGTTTAACTCTCGTACCGTACACGTGCACACTCGACGGCACCCAGTGCCTGTGTCAACCTGTAGTAGACGATGGCACACTGTAGTGCCTCTTAGAGGACTCCCCAAGAATTGGCCTCATTGTTGAAGTTCCGGAAGTACGGTGTGCTGGCAGCGAGGGCTCTGGGGAATTGATCCCAACCACGCCCATCAAAGACTAAGGAATAAACTAGAACATTAACTGgtacattcaaaataaaaagtaagataaCTGTGCGAATGAAAATATTCCTACCAGCTGCCAGCACACTCCTTCCCTTGCAGGAAAGtttgttttgaaagataattGTCATCAGAAGGTTGCTTGGTGAGGATGGAATCAGAACCAAGGAATGTGGCCATTCATGGGACAGATCATGAAGTGGTGACAGCCCGATAGACCCCTCGGTGTCCTCTGCATTGCCGTAGGGAGCCCCTGCCCCAGAGTGAGGAGTACTCTCCActcatctcctttctctcttctctccccagcGCACCACTGTCCAAGTGAGCTCCCGTGTTGGTAATTCACAGGGCGTTATAGATAAGTTAAGGGACAGCTTTTAATCCAGTCACACTCAAGTTCTGACTTCTGGGTGATGTTTCCAAGTTATTTTATGTAGATTTGGATATATTCCACGTTTCCTAAGTAACTGTTAACACTTGATAGAAGTCGTTTGAGAGgtgtttaaacttttttttataatgaaCCACTAGGTGCCTcattagcgcagtaggtagcgttGTCAGTCTCATAATGAACCACTGATCTTCCAACACATCCTTACTTTGGGATGCCAGTGGCGGCCCCTGCTGCGGTGACTGGTGAGGTTCTGGGTTCCCCCTGTGCTGTGAGCTGCTTCAGGCTGTCGTTGCTAAATTCTACTGAGTTTGTGGATCACGCCCAAGATAGTCCAGTTCAGAGGCCAGTGAACGTGGGCCCTTGGGCAGCCGTTCTCAGCCGTAAGTAAGTGGGAGTGGTAGACAGGCGCACAGTGTTCGGGGCGTCCTGCCCCCACCGAGGTCCAGGGTGAGATCTGGGAAGCTTGAGCCAGGGTGGCTGGACTGGCCTCAGGTCAAATCTGACTGGCTAGATGTTTAGGTGTAGTCTCACCGGCACACGGCCCCATGTCCTGTTTAGACATTATGTctggctgcttttctctctgtaatGGCAGACTTACGTGGTAGTGACAGGGAtgtatggcccacaaagccaaaAATGGCTACTGTCTCTCCCTTTATGGGAAAGGCTGGTCAGCTCTGATTTGGCTGAGGACTGAGGAAGTCCTCAGTTGGCTGCCAGGTCTGAGTACCGCAAGAGTTTGTTTTGTGTGGAGCTAAGTCTTGGCTTGTGTGAGCTGTGCCATTGGAGCCAGACCCGGCCTGGCAGTCCAGAACCTGAGCAGGGATGCTCCTTCTCTGGCCTGCACGTCTGGTCCTGGAGAGCTGCAGAGAAGGTGACGTGAGGTTTTGAGACCTGATAAGCTGCGTCTCCTGGAGCCTTGCTGAGAGACCCCAGTGAGATGTGGCGAGCAGGAGGGGGCGCACGGCGTCTGTACCTCGCCCGGCCTCGCCGTGTGGAAATGCAGAGAACGGACTGTGATACTTGAACCCTCTTCTAGTCAGAGAAACAAAGGAATCATTTATAACTAGAACTGTTCCTTGAGAATTTAGCATTCATTGGTCCATTCCCAGGTTTCagcgcacgcacacgcacacacacaattcaGCATAATTCTCAGTAGAAGCACCCTACTTCCTGATTTCTTacagaaaataagtattttaattcCGAGTAAATTTAAAGCTTCACAGCCAAAAGATGTGAATAATAATTAATAGTTGTTTATATGCGGTTCTTCTGAGTATTTTGTATGTTGCTGACGTGTGTTTTGTCTGGATCCTATCATCTGGCTTTTTCTGCGGACAGAGACCTGCCCGTCCGTTACTGTGCTACCTCTTCAGTGTTTCGAAGAGCTAAACACACCCTTAACCATATGAGAGACTACAGGGGCTTTTAGACTTCTTGGTCATGCGAACACCGATTTCGGACTCTCAAGTACAGCCTCCGAGAAGGCCTCAAGTCACTGAATGGAGAAGGGCAGGCCCTCCAGTGTGGAGGTGTTCACATCAGGGCCCGGAGGTCCTGGCTGGGTAACCCAGGAGCCAGGGCCGTGCCGTGAGTTGGCCGGCAGCTCAGTGGCTGAAGCCAGAGTGATGAAAGCCAAGTACGTGATTCTCTCAAGTACACGAGAGAAAGAAAACTGCCTGAACGTAAATTTTCAGACATAGCCCTTGAATTGAAACTTTGGAAGTTCTAGGAAGTCATTGTCAATCTAGTAAGACAATGTCATTAATGAATTCTCGCATTCATCCTGTGTGTCTTTTTTCAAGCTCTTGTATGTGTCTTTTGCCAGGACTCGATCACAGTCCACATAAGGAGCACCCGAGGCCCCATCGACGTGTATTTATGTGAAGTGGAGCAGAGCCCCTCGGGCAGTAAAGCATCCGCAGGGGCGGGCGCCTCTTCCTCTACAGACAGGCCTCCGGAGCGCCCCGACAAAGGTAATTGTACCCGTCTGGTCTCCGGGACCTTCAGGAGTCTACTGGTTTTTTGAGATACAGATAGATACAGGCTCTGTGGCCTTACAGCTCTTTTTATACTTTCTAGCCACAAAATTGAGTTTAAGAATGACTAGGTCATTCTTAACTACAGTTTAGACTTTTTCTAAGAACTTAATAGTTAAATTCCATGTAGTTTTGATCTCAGAAATGAAGAATTACAGTGGGTGCCGAGGTGGCGCCCCTGGTGTGGCGTCCGGGTGGAGAAGGCCGTCTGCGTCCTCCGGCAGGTGCTCTCCGGGCGCGCGCGAGTCCGTTTCTCCTCTCGAGACTTCCagcagcctctgccctcagcatcTTGGTACGGCTCTTGACCAGGGTCTTCAGCCTTTCTTTGAAGCGCTCGAATCCCACATTCTGTACCTGTCGACCTCTCAAACCCTCACTCAGAAGAATCTCCTTCGTGTTTGTTGTTTTGCAGAAGAAAATCCTCCACAGCAAAGTGAGGAATTGCTGGAAGTGAGCACCTGAGAGCGCTCCGGAATTCGCGGGCTGAGTCCCTGGGGGCGTCCTGGGGGGTGAATTCTGCATCAGATTGGATCCTCAGCAATAAATCATCCATGAAATTCTCTGGTCCTGACAGCAGCATCAAGGCCAGTAGTGGCTTTGAGAAGCCCACTACTTCGATTACTGGATAATTATGGTTTCTGCATTTGAAGAAAACTCTTTTTATAATTATTCACTGTGTTTTGTCCGTGAAATGGACATCTTGCCTACTGAAATCACCTCACCATGGAGAGAATCACAAGAGACAGACGGTCAGGACTGGAGCGGACAGTGCTTCGCAGACTCTGCTCTTTCCTTTGAGGATCACGTGTCATTGTCACAAAAGAAATTGCCTTACACGGGTTCACGTCTGCAGTTAGCTGTTAAACGTTGGGCTGGTGTGTGCAGGCCTCTGAATGTGCTGCCTTTGTATATATCTGTATAGTGTTTAGATTACTTATATAATATGTCTAAGTCAAACTTTTCACCCTTGTACAgccaaaataatgtatatatggaAAGTAACAGACAAATTCTCTAATTTCTGTGGTATCTATAACTTATTAGAATCCTCTGAATGGGGGTTAGAGGAAagttttttccaaatttctacATGTAGAAGTATCATAAATATGCTATACATTTAAAGTTCATGGATTTAATTAAAGTATTTCAATATGGTTCCCAGTGCTGACATTGAAATCTGATACTTCTTGATTTCAGGCTCCCTACAGGGTTACTGTGTCTGAGCGGACTAGCACCATGCCCTAAAGCTTTAGGGACAAGTATGGAAATACTGTCACGGAATGGCTTAATTCATTGCAAGACATGAATTTAATCATGATGAAAATTGGAaactattttaacctttttgcAAGCAGATTTTGTAATATGTTTCTGTATACAGCCTTGCTTTTCAATCAAAGGGGTTTGCTTTTTATGAGTGAGTTGTACCCTGCCCTCTCTCCAGCTCTGATCCCACATTTCCAAGTACCTAGCGCTCTCTACCTCATGGGTAAGTCACAtaccactctgtgcctcagtttactcagtAGTTCACCgttagactgtgagctccttgagggacTTTGTCTTAATCATTGTTATACCCAGCGCCTTGCCCCAAGCCCGGCACATCagaagtactcaataaatatttgaacaaatcCTCTAGCGCGTGAGTGAGTGAATTGTAAAACTGGACTCACGGTACTTGGCTCGTCTCCCGTCTAGGGTTCTCGTCAGCGTCATTCTGATTCAGGTTTTGAGCTTCTCTTGTTTTCCGAGAGAGATTTGAAGCAACTTCAAACGAAGGCCATGttaaaaaagattcttaaaagaaatcaaaaatcACAATCCTGAAAAATACTGCTAAGCGTCTGGGATTTGTTTACCCCGCGTCCTGCGGGGAAGGTTTCAGATGTCCGCTCGTACGTGGTGGCCGGAGCCGTAAGAGGAGGTGAGCCCGGCTAACGGGCGGGTAAGCCAGAGAAGACGAGAGGCCCGTGACCGTTAGGCTTCTGGGAAAATACAGGTGGAAAAGCCTTCCCCGAACGGGAATAACGGGCCGGGAGACGAGAAGGCAGTGCGCCCCGAACCAGCAAAGGCGGCGTTACCAAAAGTGCCTGCGTCGCTTCTGGGCAGCAGCTGGTTCCTTCCGGGTGTCATGTGACAACGGTTCTACGGATTGTTCGGAAGGTGGAAGGAGATCATGGAAGCAAAGGTCCTGGAGACACATCCTATAAATCATCCTATAAATGAACTCTCTCTTCGGGTGTTTGGTCTCTCACTGTTAAAACCACTAAAGCCCGCGCGCTCCCATCTGGCTCTTGCTCCCAGCCCCACGCTCAGCACGGCGGCCCGTCTGCCTGTGTGCCCGGCTCTGCTCAACTTGCTGCCACCCAGCCCTGGTCAGAAGCCTGAGCGTCCCCTCTGTCCTTCAGGCCAACATCCCAACTCTCCGGCCCTGGGCCAGCCCTGCCCTAGCTTCCAAGCTTGTTAACTTGCCCAACGAGCCCCAGCCCATACCAAAAAGGCCCGCTTGCCGCGCCCGAGCCGCACAGCGCACGTTGTCCCTGTGCCTCTGCTCCAACCCTTCAGCCTGGAATGGTCGTCCTCTTGTCTTCATTCCGGACCTGACTGAAAGCCCTCCTTCCACTTTCCGGCCGTCGCGCCCGCAGGCAGTCCCCGGCATGGGGAGGCCGCTGTCCTCGGTTGCTGTTCGGTTTTTCCGCCGGGCTTGCGTGCCCTCGGGTGGAGGGACTCCAGTGTGTCTGTGCTGTTCACGCTTCTCTGCAGTTTCTACTATGCTTCTGCTGGTTGGTAAGAGAAGTGACCTTATTTCATTCCACCCAACAcccaagaatttaaaaacaaaccctgATTTTGCAAAAACACAGACCAACAAACTGAATTTtcactggaagaaaaaagaagttataatTTTACCAGTTTTGCATTTTGTTCAAATGACGGCACATCCGCCCAACTCTCCCTTGCCCCAGGAGACGAACGTCCTTGTGGTGTGGCGCACTGTTTTTGAGATCAGGACTTGAAATGTGAGGCCATTATGAGCCCTTTTGGACCTGGGCTTTGGTCCCAGGGACACGCGTGGACTGCTGTCGCGTTCAGTGCTGGAGGTTGCACAAGTAAACGGTCGCACCGCGGAAGGATTGAGGACCTGAACACAGGACCAGCACTTCTCTTGGGAGCGTGAATGGTAAGtcatgtctcaaaacctcagaaATCTGCTATTTGATTAtctcccaaaattaaaaatggaaaccagAATAAAGGCACTTAGGTCATTAAAAGCGAGTCCCATGTCACAATGTGCGTTGACTGTTGAATGCCACCCCCCGTTGGCATACCTGCTCCTGTGGACCCTGCGGCCAAGGATGAGGTGGTGCCCTCTGGCTCAGTCACTTGCTCTGACCACTGGG comes from Neovison vison isolate M4711 chromosome 8, ASM_NN_V1, whole genome shotgun sequence and encodes:
- the E2F6 gene encoding transcription factor E2F6 isoform X3; amino-acid sequence: MRKALKVKRPRFDVSLVYLTRKFMDLVRSAPGGILDLNKVATKLGVRKRRVYDITNVLDGIDLVEKKSKNHIRWIGSDLSNFGAVPQQKKLQEELSDLSAMEDALDELIKDCAQQLFELTDDKENERLAYVTYQDIHSIQAFHEQIVIAVKAPAETRLDVPAPREDSITVHIRSTRGPIDVYLCEVEQSPSGSKASAGAGASSSTDRPPERPDKEENPPQQSEELLEVST
- the E2F6 gene encoding transcription factor E2F6 isoform X1 translates to MSQQRPARKLPSLLVDPAEETVRRRCRDPINVEGLLPSKIRINLEDNVQYVSMRKALKVKRPRFDVSLVYLTRKFMDLVRSAPGGILDLNKVATKLGVRKRRVYDITNVLDGIDLVEKKSKNHIRWIGSDLSNFGAVPQQKKLQEELSDLSAMEDALDELIKDCAQQLFELTDDKENERLAYVTYQDIHSIQAFHEQIVIAVKAPAETRLDVPAPREDSITVHIRSTRGPIDVYLCEVEQSPSGSKASAGAGASSSTDRPPERPDKEENPPQQSEELLEVST
- the E2F6 gene encoding transcription factor E2F6 isoform X2 encodes the protein MEDALDELIKDCAQQLFELTDDKENERLAYVTYQDIHSIQAFHEQIVIAVKAPAETRLDVPAPREDSITVHIRSTRGPIDVYLCEVEQSPSGSKASAGAGASSSTDRPPERPDKEENPPQQSEELLEVST